In one window of Theropithecus gelada isolate Dixy unplaced genomic scaffold, Tgel_1.0 HiC_scaffold_2836, whole genome shotgun sequence DNA:
- the NANP gene encoding LOW QUALITY PROTEIN: N-acylneuraminate-9-phosphatase (The sequence of the model RefSeq protein was modified relative to this genomic sequence to represent the inferred CDS: substituted 1 base at 1 genomic stop codon), protein MELFSIIXVIKLLQSKYHYKEDAEIICDKVQVKLSKECFHPYNICITDLRTSHWEEAIQETKGGAANRKLAEECYFLWKSTRLQHMTLAEDVKAMLTELRKEVRLLLLTNGDRQTQREKIEACACQSYFDAVVVGGEQREEKPAPSIFYYCCNLLGVQPGDCVMVGDTLETDIQGGLNAGLKATVWINKNGIVPLKSSPVPHYIVSSVLELPTFLQSIDHKVSMST, encoded by the coding sequence CAAAATACCATTATAAAGAAGACGCTGAAATCATCTGTGATAAAGTTCAAGTTAAACTCAGCAAGGAATGTTTTCATCCTTACAATATATGCATTACTGATTTAAGGACTTCACATTGGGAAGAAGCAATCCAGGAAACAAAAGGTGGTGCAGCCAATAGAAAATTGGCTGAAGAATGTTATTTCCTTTGGAAATCTACACGTTTACAGCATATGACACTAGCAGAAGATGTCAAAGCCATGCTTACTGAACTTCGAAAGGAGGTCCGCCTACTTCTCTTAACGAATGGGGACAGACAGACCCAGAGGGAGAAGATTGAGGCTTGTGCCTGTCAGTCCtattttgatgctgttgttgtaggtggagagcagagagaggagaaaccAGCACCGTCCATATTTTATTACTGCTGCAATCTTCTTGGAGTACAACCTGGGGACTGTGTGATGGTCGGTGACACATTAGAAACCGACATCCAAGGAGGCCTCAATGCAGGATTGAAAGCAACAGTCTGGATCAATAAAAATGGAATAGTGCCACTGAAGTCCTCCCCAGTTCCGCATTACATAGTTTCTTCTGTGCTAGAGTTACCTACTTTCTTACAAAGTATAGACCACAAAGTCAGTATGTCCACTTAA